The Crassaminicella indica genomic interval ACAAAAAATAATCCTGAATTTGCAAAGGAATTGGCAAGTCTAGGTGAAGTTTTTGTTAACGATGCTTTTGGTACAGCTCATAGAGCACATGCTTCAACAGCAGGAGTAGCGGATTATCTACCATGTGTATCGGGTTATTTGATTCAAAAGGAAATCGATATAATGGGTAAAGCTTTAATGAACCCAGAAAGACCTTTTGTTGCTATATTAGGAGGAGCCAAAGTTTCTGATAAGATTGGTGTAATTAATAATTTATTAGAAAAGGTTGACACCTTGATTATCGGTGGTGGAATGGCATATACTTTCTTAAAAGCAAAAGGACTTGAAATAGGAAAATCATTACTTGAAGAAGATAAGATAGAGCTTGCAAAAGAATTGATGAAAAAAGCAGAAGATAAAGGTATAAATTTATTATTACCTGTAGACGTAGTTGTAGCAAAGGAATTTAAAGCAGATGCAGAACATGAAACTGTAAAAGTTGAAAATATTTCTGCAGATGTAATGGGACTTGATACAGGAAAAGAAAGTATCGAGCTATTTAGCAAGGTAATAAAGAATGCAAAAACAGTTGTTTGGAACGGCCCTATGGGAGTATTTGAAATGCCAGCCTTTGCATTAGGTACAAAAGGTATAGCTGAAGCTATGGCAGCGTGTGACGGTACAACTATTATTGGTGGAGGAGATAGTGCAGCAGCAGTAGAACAACTTGGATTTGCTGATAAAATGACACATATATCAACAGGTGGTGGAGCAAGCTTAGAATTCCTAGAAGGAAAAGAACTACCTGGTATTGCTGCGATTAATGATAAGTAATTCACAGGGGGTAAAATTATGAGAATGCCTATTATTGCAGGGAACTGGAAAATGAATAAAACTATAAAAGAGGCAGTTGAATTTGTAAAAAGCATTAAAGACCGTGTAGCAGGAACAGATGTAGAAGTAGTATTATGTGTACCTTATACATTACTTCAACCTGTAAAAGAAGCTGCAAATGGTACAAATATAAAGGTTGGAGCTCAAAATATGCATTGGGAAGAAAGTGGTGCATTTACAGGAGAGATTTCACCTTTAATGCTAAAAGAAATTGGTGTAGATTACTGTGTAATCGGTCACTCAGAAAGAAGACAATATTTTAACGAAACTGATGAAACAGTAAATAAAAAAATCCATACCGCTTTAAAACATGGAATAAAACCTATTGTTTGTGTGGGTGAAACATTAGAAGAAAGAGAAAGCGGAAAAATGGAAGAAGTAGTAAAAAACCAAGTAGTAAAAGCTTTTAAAGATGTAAAAGGTGAAAGCGTAAAAGATATTGTAATTGCTTATGAGCCTATATGGGCAATAGGAACAGGTAAAACAGCTACAGCTCAGCAAGCTAATGATGCAATCTATAAAATTCGAGAAATTGTAAAAGAATTATACGGGGAAGAAATTTGTACAGAAATACGTATTCAATATGGTGGAAGTGTAAAGCCGAATAATGTAGAGGAAATTATGAATCAAGAAGATATAGATGGTGCTTTAGTGGGTGGAGCAAGCTTAAAGCCTGATGATTTTGTACAACTTGTAAACTTTTAATTCGAAAGGAGAATACATATGCCAACAACAATTACTGATGTTTATGCAAGAGAGGTATTAGACTCAAGAGGAAATCCTACCGTTGAGGTAGAAGTTTATTTAGAAGATGGAAGCATGGGAAGAGCAATAGTTCCTTCAGGTGCTTCAACAGGAGCTTTTGAAGCTGTTGAATTAAGAGATGGAGATAAAGAAAGATACTTAGGAAAAGGTGTCTTAAAGGCAGTTGAAAACGTAAATGAAGTTATTGCTGATGAAATCATCGGAATGGATGCGTTAGATCAAATAGGCGTTGACATGACTATGATTGAGCTAGATGGAACAGAAAATAAAGGAAAACTAGGTGCTAATGCAATACTTGGAGTATCTATGGCAGTTGCAAAAGCTGCAGCAGAATCTCTTGGAATGCCATTATTCCAATATTTAGGTGGAGTAAATGCTAAAACATTGCCAGTTCCAATGATGAATATTTTAAATGGTGGAGAGCATGCAGATAACAATGTAGATATTCAAGAATTCATGGTTATGCCTGTAGGAGCAAAATCTTTTAGAGAAGCATTAAGAATGGGTGCTGAAATATTCCATAATCTTAAGAAAGTATTAAAAGATAAAGGGTTAAATACAGCTGTAGGTGACGAAGGTGGTTTTGCACCAAACTTAACTTCTAATGAAGAAGCTCTTGAAGTAATTATTGAAGCTATTAAAAATGCAGGATATACTCCAGGAGAAGATGTAAAACTTGCATTAGATGTAGCTGCAACAGAACTATATGATAAAGAAGAAAAGAAATATAACCTATCAGGAGAAGGTGTTGTAAAAACATCTGAACAAATGGTTGATTTCTATGAAGAATTAATAAATAAATATCCAATCGTTTCTATAGAAGATGGATTAGATGAAGAAGATTGGGAAGGATGGAAATTATTAACTGAAAGATTAGGAAAGAAAGTACAGCTTGTTGGGGACGATTTATTTGTAACAAATACATCAAGACTTGAAAAAGGTATTGAAAGAAAAACAGCTAATTCAATTCTTATTAAGTTAAATCAAATTGGTACAATAACTGAAACACTTGATGCTATTGAGATGGCAAAAAGAGCAGGTTATACTGCAGTTGTATCTCATAGATCTGGAGAAACAGAAGACGTAACTATTGCAGATTTAGTTGTAGCTGTAAATGCGGGTCAAATCAAAACTGGTTCTGCATCAAGAACAGATAGAATTGCAAAATACAATCAATTATTAAGAATTGAAGAATTATTAGATGCAACATCTAAATATGCAGGAATGAAAGCTTTTTATAATTTAAAGTAAAGTGTATACTTTTAGAAAAAAATGGAAACCATAAAAGGGTAGAATGATCTACCCTTTTATTGATGTTATTGAAGAAAATTATCTTATAAATGATGATAAAACAAGGTATTTGTACTTATGAAGTTCTAAAGGTATAGTATGCTGCAATATGTGTTGATTTTCAAAAATAGCTGTGTTAAAATAGGTATGTTAAATAGATAGAGGAGGTGGAAACATGGAAACAGTGTT includes:
- the eno gene encoding phosphopyruvate hydratase, which codes for MPTTITDVYAREVLDSRGNPTVEVEVYLEDGSMGRAIVPSGASTGAFEAVELRDGDKERYLGKGVLKAVENVNEVIADEIIGMDALDQIGVDMTMIELDGTENKGKLGANAILGVSMAVAKAAAESLGMPLFQYLGGVNAKTLPVPMMNILNGGEHADNNVDIQEFMVMPVGAKSFREALRMGAEIFHNLKKVLKDKGLNTAVGDEGGFAPNLTSNEEALEVIIEAIKNAGYTPGEDVKLALDVAATELYDKEEKKYNLSGEGVVKTSEQMVDFYEELINKYPIVSIEDGLDEEDWEGWKLLTERLGKKVQLVGDDLFVTNTSRLEKGIERKTANSILIKLNQIGTITETLDAIEMAKRAGYTAVVSHRSGETEDVTIADLVVAVNAGQIKTGSASRTDRIAKYNQLLRIEELLDATSKYAGMKAFYNLK
- a CDS encoding phosphoglycerate kinase, with product MLHILEEHYNIRIRGERILNKKNIEDIQVKGKKVLVRCDFNVPMDENKNITDDIRIRAALPTIKYLIDHEAKVILMSHLGRPKGEPNKNFSLEPVAKRLAELLGKEVVFAADDEVVGEMAKKAVSEMKDGEVVLLQNVRFRKEETKNNPEFAKELASLGEVFVNDAFGTAHRAHASTAGVADYLPCVSGYLIQKEIDIMGKALMNPERPFVAILGGAKVSDKIGVINNLLEKVDTLIIGGGMAYTFLKAKGLEIGKSLLEEDKIELAKELMKKAEDKGINLLLPVDVVVAKEFKADAEHETVKVENISADVMGLDTGKESIELFSKVIKNAKTVVWNGPMGVFEMPAFALGTKGIAEAMAACDGTTIIGGGDSAAAVEQLGFADKMTHISTGGGASLEFLEGKELPGIAAINDK
- the tpiA gene encoding triose-phosphate isomerase: MRMPIIAGNWKMNKTIKEAVEFVKSIKDRVAGTDVEVVLCVPYTLLQPVKEAANGTNIKVGAQNMHWEESGAFTGEISPLMLKEIGVDYCVIGHSERRQYFNETDETVNKKIHTALKHGIKPIVCVGETLEERESGKMEEVVKNQVVKAFKDVKGESVKDIVIAYEPIWAIGTGKTATAQQANDAIYKIREIVKELYGEEICTEIRIQYGGSVKPNNVEEIMNQEDIDGALVGGASLKPDDFVQLVNF